Proteins encoded within one genomic window of Pseudalkalibacillus sp. SCS-8:
- a CDS encoding sensor histidine kinase, with the protein MNFFKKTERNASIVFQFTLWHVVAVTSLIFVLATAIFIFAGYFLMENSKQEILHVQNKILATVEEKDPSIQENLDDTLYPDYPNYFVKILDEEGETLAKTRGWSKEFEEEVEEDITIFGFPHFMWNDDRGLFYRDQLSWKGPEENGVIFYEVELNHINQFMILLLKIFLITSLLSLIATPLIIYQVTRRKMRPLLEIIQSVNKVKSYSDLKETIAVPHSPKELTDLAESINILLHRLEKQLEREKHFIANASHELRTPLTSFNGYINLMKRWGKNQPDVLEKSISALDSENRRMQRLIDQLMMLAKSEQSDLQFEKVDVIEVCKTAVQQVWKADGHISLIEEYEDQVIVQGEEGYLTQVLVILLDNAQRYSKDGGTVLLQVVEEDGKARIRVKDTGPGIPVEDQAKVFDRFYRVDKARSRETGGTGLGLAIAKELVELHGGEIVLESEVGKGSTFTVELPILKR; encoded by the coding sequence ATGAATTTTTTCAAGAAAACAGAGCGGAACGCTTCCATCGTCTTTCAATTTACATTATGGCATGTGGTGGCCGTTACATCGTTGATCTTCGTACTCGCTACCGCTATTTTCATCTTTGCTGGCTACTTCCTGATGGAAAACTCGAAGCAAGAGATACTTCATGTTCAAAACAAGATCCTTGCAACAGTTGAAGAGAAGGACCCTTCCATCCAGGAAAATTTGGATGATACGCTTTATCCTGATTATCCAAATTACTTTGTGAAGATATTGGATGAAGAGGGAGAAACGCTAGCGAAAACACGCGGGTGGAGTAAAGAGTTTGAAGAAGAAGTGGAAGAGGACATCACCATTTTTGGATTTCCTCATTTTATGTGGAACGATGACAGAGGATTATTTTATCGGGATCAGCTTAGCTGGAAAGGACCTGAAGAGAACGGAGTCATATTCTATGAAGTCGAGCTGAATCATATCAATCAATTTATGATTCTGCTTCTTAAAATTTTTCTCATTACGTCACTGCTGAGTCTTATTGCGACACCGCTCATCATCTATCAGGTGACCAGGCGGAAAATGAGGCCTCTTTTAGAAATTATCCAATCTGTGAACAAAGTGAAGTCCTATTCAGATTTGAAAGAAACGATAGCTGTGCCGCATTCTCCGAAAGAGTTGACGGATTTAGCTGAATCAATCAACATTCTTCTCCATCGACTGGAAAAACAGCTAGAGCGTGAAAAACATTTCATCGCTAATGCTAGCCATGAGCTCAGGACACCGTTGACCTCCTTCAATGGATATATCAATCTCATGAAACGATGGGGTAAGAATCAACCGGATGTGCTAGAAAAGTCCATTTCAGCACTAGATTCAGAGAATCGAAGGATGCAGCGGTTGATCGATCAATTGATGATGCTAGCTAAGTCTGAACAATCGGACCTTCAATTTGAAAAAGTAGATGTAATCGAAGTGTGTAAGACTGCAGTCCAACAGGTGTGGAAGGCTGATGGACATATTTCCCTAATAGAGGAATACGAGGACCAAGTGATAGTCCAAGGTGAGGAAGGCTACTTGACACAAGTGCTAGTCATCCTATTAGACAATGCCCAACGGTACTCGAAAGACGGGGGCACCGTCCTATTACAGGTTGTTGAAGAAGATGGAAAAGCAAGAATTCGTGTTAAGGATACTGGGCCAGGAATTCCTGTGGAGGATCAGGCAAAAGTGTTCGATCGATTTTATCGGGTGGATAAAGCGAGGTCTCGGGAAACCGGTGGAACAGGCCTGGGGCTTGCAATCGCAAAGGAATTGGTGGAATTGCACGGTGGAGAAATCGTGTTGGAAAGTGAAGTCGGGAAAGGCAGTACATTCACTGTTGAACTCCCTATTCTGAAGCGATGA
- a CDS encoding Glu/Leu/Phe/Val dehydrogenase, with product MASQTGEIVQHSLDALLEDSSFLPDLKDQTRKQAFTSLAALLSTPNQIHKSFLRIALENGRVVRIPAFRVQHNNALGPYKGGIRFHESVNEEEVANLAALMTLKNALHEVPFGGGKGGVVMNPRDYSVKELHLICEKYVHYFSDVIGPDKDIPAPDVGTGDREMDWMMAEYKSIRPGMPYRGSFTGKSVVNGGSLGRRKATGKGVYFTLRYMLYDFLNEQKNWLRTVDNVFAKTALGYRNRPLTLSVQGFGNVGSIAALEAFECKHLNNKVVAVSDRNVTLYHEDGLDIPALIQYTSKNQGDLPVDEKQLSEANVKAQILDREQVLYLDVDVLVLAALEDQIHQDNVDKIKANVIVEGANAPVTGEADKYLSDRGVIIVPDILANAGGVIVSYFEWLQGRETQFYTEEEVNKLLLKKMKGTMDTILPQFFGDPFPLRQNCYIHAVMKLSTILYRQGKLY from the coding sequence ATGGCAAGTCAGACTGGAGAAATCGTACAACATTCATTAGATGCTTTATTGGAGGACTCATCCTTCCTACCCGATTTAAAAGATCAGACCCGTAAACAAGCATTCACTTCATTAGCCGCGCTTCTATCAACACCGAATCAAATACATAAGTCGTTTCTAAGGATCGCGCTGGAAAATGGTAGAGTCGTAAGGATCCCTGCATTCCGGGTGCAACACAATAATGCCTTAGGTCCTTATAAAGGAGGCATCCGTTTTCATGAATCCGTCAACGAAGAAGAGGTGGCAAACCTGGCCGCTCTGATGACACTCAAAAATGCCCTACACGAAGTTCCATTCGGCGGCGGTAAGGGCGGTGTCGTGATGAATCCGAGAGATTACTCGGTCAAGGAGCTGCATCTTATCTGTGAAAAATATGTGCATTATTTCAGTGATGTCATCGGACCAGATAAGGATATCCCTGCTCCTGACGTTGGCACTGGCGATCGCGAAATGGATTGGATGATGGCGGAATACAAAAGCATCCGTCCTGGCATGCCCTATCGTGGAAGTTTTACGGGGAAAAGTGTCGTAAACGGAGGTTCGCTAGGCAGGCGCAAAGCTACTGGGAAGGGCGTCTACTTCACGCTGCGTTATATGCTTTATGATTTCTTGAACGAACAGAAGAATTGGCTGCGTACGGTCGATAATGTATTTGCAAAAACCGCTCTAGGTTATCGGAATCGCCCGTTGACCCTTTCCGTGCAAGGGTTTGGTAATGTAGGATCCATCGCTGCTCTCGAAGCCTTTGAATGTAAGCATCTGAACAATAAGGTCGTAGCGGTGAGTGATCGTAATGTTACGCTTTATCATGAAGACGGTCTTGATATCCCTGCATTGATCCAATACACCTCGAAAAACCAAGGGGACTTACCGGTAGATGAAAAACAGCTGAGTGAGGCGAATGTTAAAGCACAGATCTTAGACAGGGAACAGGTTTTGTATCTGGATGTCGATGTGCTTGTGCTTGCCGCTTTAGAGGATCAGATCCATCAAGACAATGTCGATAAAATAAAAGCGAACGTCATTGTAGAAGGGGCGAATGCGCCTGTAACAGGAGAGGCGGACAAATATTTGAGCGACCGCGGGGTCATCATCGTTCCTGACATTCTGGCAAACGCTGGGGGCGTCATCGTCTCTTACTTTGAATGGCTGCAAGGACGTGAAACACAGTTTTACACCGAAGAAGAAGTAAACAAGCTTCTGCTTAAGAAGATGAAAGGGACGATGGATACAATCCTGCCGCAATTTTTCGGAGACCCTTTTCCACTGAGACAAAATTGCTACATCCATGCCGTCATGAAGCTCTCCACCATCCTTTATCGACAAGGAAAGCTGTATTAA
- a CDS encoding S8 family serine peptidase has translation MKKKQIVASTVLATSMLLASFGGASGADFEKKASKNIEMAPAMVNLNHNKVFDNLESIMKDKAESETIDVIVQFDKSMASEKAHKAVMKHLGKFKTKHVFSNALNGVAATLTKKQIQKLEKLPFVKTIEYDAEVKTLNGTANYWFGTEKARGDFGLTGNSDGNENTYSKDDQVVAVIDTGIDGSHVDLDEGKVIGWKDLVNNRTTPYDDNGHGTHVASTVAGDGDGNPTHKGVAPGAALVGIKVLDAQGSGSMSNVTAGIDWAVANKDVYGIEILSLSLGTSGSSDGTDSTSVAVNNAVNAGLVVTVAAGNDGPGKKTIGSPGAAEKAITVGAGADLGEGGFFLADFSSRGTTADGRIKPDIFAPGYNITAAQTNTTSGYVTYSGTSMATPFTAGTIALMLDANPSLTPTDVSNILTNTAEDWGPAGKDIDYGHGRLDGYEAVKSAGNFSGTNIATPNHFAKQDSLAGTGSEDTFQFTVDNTSYPTAVTMIIADWKSSWWFGGSPDFDVYLYDPSGVQVAKAEGTKRQETITFTPTSTGTYTLKVSSYSGSGNYYLDLSAGTNSLTRTSNQ, from the coding sequence ATGAAAAAGAAACAAATTGTCGCTTCAACAGTATTGGCGACGAGTATGCTGCTCGCATCATTCGGAGGCGCAAGTGGTGCGGACTTTGAGAAAAAGGCGTCTAAAAACATCGAAATGGCTCCTGCCATGGTGAATTTGAACCATAACAAGGTGTTTGACAACCTGGAGTCGATCATGAAGGATAAGGCAGAATCTGAGACGATCGATGTCATCGTCCAGTTCGATAAATCCATGGCGAGTGAAAAAGCTCATAAAGCAGTGATGAAGCACCTTGGAAAATTCAAAACAAAGCATGTTTTTTCCAACGCATTGAATGGTGTTGCAGCAACTCTTACGAAGAAACAAATTCAAAAGCTCGAAAAGCTTCCTTTCGTTAAAACGATTGAATATGATGCAGAAGTCAAAACGTTGAACGGAACGGCAAATTATTGGTTCGGAACAGAGAAAGCTCGGGGTGACTTCGGGCTTACCGGAAATAGTGATGGTAACGAAAATACGTACTCAAAAGATGACCAGGTCGTCGCGGTCATTGATACAGGAATCGATGGAAGCCACGTCGACTTGGACGAAGGGAAAGTCATCGGTTGGAAGGACTTGGTGAACAACAGAACGACACCTTATGATGACAACGGACACGGTACCCACGTAGCAAGTACGGTTGCAGGGGATGGAGATGGAAATCCAACTCATAAAGGAGTAGCTCCTGGTGCAGCGCTTGTTGGGATAAAAGTTTTGGATGCCCAAGGTAGCGGAAGCATGAGTAACGTTACGGCTGGTATCGACTGGGCAGTAGCGAACAAAGATGTTTATGGTATTGAAATATTGAGCTTGAGCTTAGGAACTTCTGGAAGCTCAGATGGGACAGACTCTACTTCCGTTGCAGTCAATAATGCTGTTAATGCTGGTCTTGTCGTAACGGTTGCTGCTGGAAACGACGGCCCAGGTAAAAAGACGATCGGATCTCCTGGTGCTGCTGAAAAGGCGATTACAGTTGGAGCAGGTGCTGACCTTGGTGAAGGTGGTTTCTTCCTGGCAGACTTCTCAAGCCGTGGAACAACTGCAGATGGTCGAATCAAGCCGGATATCTTTGCACCAGGCTACAATATCACTGCTGCACAAACAAATACAACTAGCGGATATGTTACCTACAGTGGGACAAGTATGGCGACTCCATTCACGGCAGGGACGATTGCATTGATGCTTGATGCAAATCCAAGCCTGACACCGACTGATGTGAGTAACATCCTTACGAATACGGCGGAGGACTGGGGTCCAGCTGGTAAGGATATCGATTACGGACATGGTCGCTTGGACGGTTATGAAGCGGTCAAGAGCGCTGGCAACTTCAGCGGCACAAACATTGCAACGCCAAATCACTTTGCTAAACAAGATTCACTTGCGGGCACTGGTAGCGAAGACACATTCCAGTTCACAGTCGACAATACTAGCTATCCTACTGCTGTGACAATGATCATTGCAGATTGGAAGTCCAGCTGGTGGTTCGGTGGATCTCCTGACTTTGATGTCTACTTGTATGACCCATCCGGTGTACAAGTTGCAAAGGCTGAAGGTACAAAGCGTCAAGAGACGATCACCTTCACACCAACATCAACGGGTACGTACACGCTTAAAGTATCTTCATACAGTGGAAGCGGAAACTACTACCTGGATCTCAGTGCTGGAACGAACAGCCTGACACGTACCTCTAATCAATAA
- a CDS encoding acyltransferase family protein, giving the protein MSKQKREFYFDNAKFILIFLVVFGHFISPHKSNSDVLYTVYNFIYTFHMPAFIMIAGFFSKSILKEGYLKKIFKKILIPYFIFQLIYFAFYTVKNGSETFTLFDPYWTLWFLLSLVLWNVLLFVFARMKYPLVIALVLGLIAGYVQDIGTFLSLSRTFVFFPVFLLGYYLKKEHFYALLRPNIRIAASVVFGAMLISYYFFFPETAKEWLLASSSYEELGVEVEQAVFIRLLMYGLMFIATFSFMALVPKRELFFTHMGSRTLYVYLLHGFVVKLFSITPFYDAIQETGNYILFLGLAAGVTLLLASKPIMTVAQPLIELRTSLLQKYMARSRNTADAS; this is encoded by the coding sequence ATGAGTAAGCAAAAGCGCGAGTTTTATTTTGATAATGCAAAATTCATTCTGATTTTCCTAGTGGTATTCGGACATTTCATCAGTCCGCATAAGTCAAACAGCGATGTATTATATACAGTATACAACTTTATCTATACGTTCCATATGCCAGCGTTCATCATGATTGCCGGTTTCTTCTCGAAGAGTATCCTGAAGGAAGGCTATCTTAAAAAGATCTTCAAGAAAATCCTGATTCCGTATTTCATTTTCCAGTTGATCTATTTTGCTTTCTATACAGTCAAAAATGGCAGTGAAACCTTTACGTTATTTGATCCTTACTGGACATTGTGGTTCTTGCTGAGTCTCGTTCTATGGAATGTCCTGCTGTTCGTCTTTGCAAGAATGAAATATCCTTTGGTGATTGCACTCGTTTTAGGCTTGATTGCCGGTTATGTACAAGATATCGGGACTTTTCTCAGTCTTTCAAGGACATTCGTATTCTTCCCGGTTTTCCTATTAGGCTATTATTTGAAAAAGGAACACTTTTACGCATTACTTCGACCGAATATCCGTATTGCCGCAAGTGTGGTATTCGGAGCGATGCTAATCAGTTATTACTTCTTTTTCCCGGAAACTGCAAAAGAATGGTTACTCGCATCGTCTTCGTATGAAGAACTAGGAGTGGAAGTTGAACAAGCGGTCTTTATCCGCCTGTTGATGTATGGTTTAATGTTCATCGCAACATTCAGCTTTATGGCATTAGTACCAAAACGCGAGCTTTTCTTTACACACATGGGGTCCCGTACCCTCTATGTCTATCTATTGCACGGTTTCGTCGTAAAACTGTTCTCAATCACACCGTTCTACGACGCCATTCAAGAAACAGGAAACTACATCCTCTTTCTTGGTCTCGCAGCAGGTGTAACGTTATTATTAGCTTCAAAACCGATTATGACGGTAGCTCAACCTCTCATTGAATTGAGAACGAGCCTCCTGCAAAAATATATGGCACGTTCACGGAATACTGCAGATGCGTCATAA
- a CDS encoding DNA-3-methyladenine glycosylase, with protein MEKSYHLLTIEGPFSFEHTFQRHHRTTDTLKSMIVDHEENRFIKWIYVGETPYLLDATIRTDNEKTEVHLNGSVDEHLKADLRHYVRRMFGVDNPLPEFYEHMETIPRIKQLLERFHGMRIITNPDLFETMVDTIIGQQVNLKFAATLKERLVRFAGEIKKHDGADLYLFPTAEKVAKLEYEQLRELSFSQRKSEYIIDFARMVEREEVDLNALWSMSNQEIIDRLLPLRGIGVWTIECLMLFGLNRRDVLPAADIGLRNAVKSLYELEEQPQTDEIRALASEEGWHPWESYITFYMWQYLNTLGK; from the coding sequence ATGGAAAAGTCATATCATCTACTTACGATTGAAGGACCATTTTCATTTGAACATACGTTTCAAAGACATCACCGTACAACGGATACTTTGAAATCCATGATTGTGGACCATGAAGAAAACCGGTTCATCAAGTGGATTTATGTCGGAGAGACACCGTACCTGTTGGATGCCACGATACGTACTGACAATGAAAAGACCGAGGTCCACTTGAATGGAAGTGTTGATGAACACCTGAAAGCAGATCTGCGGCATTACGTCCGTCGAATGTTCGGGGTGGACAATCCGTTACCTGAGTTTTATGAGCATATGGAAACCATCCCCAGAATCAAGCAGCTGCTGGAACGTTTCCATGGGATGAGGATTATCACAAACCCTGATTTGTTTGAGACGATGGTGGATACGATTATCGGCCAGCAGGTTAACCTAAAATTTGCAGCCACGTTAAAAGAACGTCTTGTACGTTTTGCAGGTGAGATCAAGAAGCATGACGGGGCCGATCTGTATCTTTTCCCTACAGCTGAAAAGGTGGCGAAGCTTGAGTATGAACAACTTCGGGAGCTTTCGTTCAGCCAAAGGAAATCCGAATATATCATTGATTTTGCTCGGATGGTTGAGAGGGAGGAAGTCGATCTGAATGCGCTATGGTCAATGTCGAATCAGGAAATCATTGACCGGTTGTTGCCACTGAGAGGAATTGGTGTGTGGACGATCGAATGCCTCATGTTATTCGGGCTGAATCGTCGGGACGTGCTTCCAGCTGCTGATATCGGCTTACGGAATGCAGTAAAATCGTTATATGAGCTTGAAGAGCAGCCACAAACAGACGAAATCCGAGCCCTGGCAAGTGAAGAAGGATGGCACCCATGGGAAAGCTACATCACCTTTTACATGTGGCAATATTTGAATACATTAGGGAAGTAG
- a CDS encoding peptidoglycan-binding protein has protein sequence MFKKVALTVALAGSAVLAPTAATQAAEVETPLKKKMWHEDVHSIQKDLKELGFFDYHKSTGYFGDITHKGVKAFQKDYGLTPTGKVDEKTADVLEEATELIQRGDRGKAVEHLQKHLAELKLYSYQVDGIFGPLTEKAVKKFQQENNLQVDGIAGPETKAELFNLKETEEKKAEEPVKEETEQEAEPKQAEKEDEAEEAPEAEGKTMTMEATAYTANCDGCSGVTATGIDLNENPDQKVIAVDPNVIPLGTEVYVEGYGRAIAGDTGGAINGDRIDIYMQSKQQAIEFGRQDVEVTIID, from the coding sequence ATGTTCAAGAAAGTAGCACTTACTGTAGCGCTGGCAGGATCAGCGGTCCTCGCACCTACAGCAGCAACCCAAGCGGCTGAAGTAGAAACGCCGTTGAAGAAGAAAATGTGGCATGAAGATGTCCACTCCATCCAAAAGGACCTGAAGGAACTAGGATTTTTCGATTACCATAAATCAACCGGTTATTTCGGTGATATTACCCATAAAGGTGTCAAAGCCTTCCAAAAAGACTACGGCCTTACACCTACTGGAAAAGTAGACGAAAAGACAGCTGATGTATTGGAAGAAGCAACAGAGCTTATCCAACGAGGCGATCGAGGAAAAGCTGTTGAGCATCTCCAAAAGCATTTAGCTGAATTGAAGCTTTACTCCTATCAGGTTGATGGAATTTTTGGTCCATTGACTGAAAAGGCCGTCAAAAAGTTCCAACAAGAAAACAATTTGCAAGTTGATGGTATAGCAGGTCCTGAAACGAAGGCAGAGTTGTTTAACTTGAAAGAAACGGAAGAAAAGAAAGCTGAAGAACCTGTAAAAGAAGAAACGGAACAAGAAGCAGAACCGAAGCAAGCAGAAAAAGAAGATGAAGCCGAAGAAGCTCCAGAAGCTGAAGGAAAGACAATGACAATGGAAGCTACGGCTTACACGGCAAATTGTGATGGTTGCTCAGGTGTTACCGCTACAGGTATTGATTTGAATGAAAATCCTGATCAGAAAGTCATTGCAGTCGACCCGAATGTCATCCCTCTCGGAACTGAGGTTTACGTAGAAGGTTATGGTCGTGCAATTGCTGGCGATACAGGTGGTGCCATTAACGGTGACCGAATCGACATTTACATGCAGTCTAAACAACAAGCAATCGAATTCGGACGACAAGACGTTGAAGTGACAATCATTGATTAA
- the ytzI gene encoding YtzI protein: MFKVMIASVLIIIFVLVIFTIAITKGYSYKHTIDPIENNPNLKGNDEDEEETN, translated from the coding sequence ATGTTCAAAGTAATGATTGCCTCCGTTCTCATCATCATTTTCGTTCTAGTCATCTTTACAATAGCGATAACAAAGGGATACTCTTACAAACATACAATTGATCCAATAGAAAACAACCCTAACCTTAAGGGAAATGATGAAGACGAGGAAGAAACAAACTAA